One stretch of Candidatus Poribacteria bacterium DNA includes these proteins:
- the ybeY gene encoding rRNA maturation RNase YbeY: MIGITNTSRNTTFDVEIIHNAVHAALKAHGAEACEVSVLLTDDADIRRLNRDYRGIDAPTDVLAFAMREGEDGNLNPNLLGDLVISLETAARQATTKDALAPTCGNLETEAALLAVHGMLHLLGYDHQTPKDATIMFEKQKAIFSLLEEPKHYCP; encoded by the coding sequence TTGATTGGCATTACAAACACGAGTCGCAATACCACTTTCGATGTGGAAATCATTCACAATGCAGTGCATGCGGCTCTAAAGGCACATGGCGCAGAAGCCTGCGAAGTCAGTGTCCTCTTGACTGACGATGCCGATATAAGACGGCTCAACCGAGATTACCGCGGTATTGATGCACCAACGGACGTACTGGCGTTCGCAATGCGCGAGGGTGAAGATGGTAACCTGAATCCAAACCTACTCGGAGACCTCGTTATATCCCTTGAAACCGCAGCGCGACAAGCCACAACAAAGGATGCTCTCGCTCCAACTTGCGGTAACCTTGAAACCGAAGCAGCACTTCTCGCAGTACACGGCATGCTACATCTGCTCGGATACGACCATCAAACACCAAAAGATGCTACAATTATGTTTGAGAAACAGAAAGCCATTTTTTCCCTACTGGAGGAACCTAAGCACTATTGTCCGTAG
- the recO gene encoding DNA repair protein RecO: MAAQKTEAIVIRTLPLQEFHKIITFYTPDFGKVKAVAYGIKSPKSRLGGSLELLKYGTLLFQHRENRELQNITDFNLLDGFDAIHSDFTRITYGCYFAELVDSSASEGIASPEIFDLLRSTFQFLVHADDIPLLARGFEIKFLDCAGYGPELARCVHCGSDVKGTSTDRKSKTTSPFGIAFSIRYGGVLCNGCENRDGAAFTIAPGSRELLRMLRKSEWERFNRIRASTRNHQELKRLLGSFIEYHTERNLKSLKFIENVL, encoded by the coding sequence ATGGCAGCCCAAAAGACAGAAGCGATTGTCATTCGCACCTTGCCCCTTCAGGAATTCCATAAAATCATTACCTTCTACACACCGGATTTCGGGAAGGTCAAAGCGGTTGCTTATGGTATAAAAAGCCCAAAAAGCCGTCTCGGCGGCAGCTTAGAACTCCTTAAGTACGGAACGCTCCTCTTTCAACATCGCGAAAATCGAGAATTGCAAAATATCACCGACTTCAATCTCCTCGACGGATTTGACGCGATCCATTCTGACTTCACACGCATCACCTACGGATGCTATTTCGCCGAACTCGTAGACAGCAGTGCTTCAGAAGGTATCGCCAGCCCTGAAATCTTCGATCTCCTCCGATCTACCTTTCAATTTCTGGTCCATGCTGATGACATCCCCTTGCTCGCAAGAGGATTTGAAATCAAATTTCTGGACTGCGCAGGCTACGGACCTGAACTCGCGCGGTGTGTTCATTGCGGCTCAGATGTAAAAGGCACATCTACTGATCGAAAAAGTAAAACAACAAGTCCGTTCGGCATCGCCTTTAGCATCCGCTACGGGGGTGTGCTTTGCAACGGTTGTGAAAATCGAGACGGTGCCGCCTTTACAATCGCACCCGGCAGTCGTGAACTGCTAAGGATGCTTCGGAAATCCGAGTGGGAACGGTTCAATCGGATCCGCGCCTCTACCCGAAACCATCAAGAACTGAAACGCCTACTTGGAAGCTTCATTGAATACCATACCGAACGGAACTTGAAAAGTCTCAAGTTTATTGAGAATGTTTTGTAG
- a CDS encoding PorV/PorQ family protein: MRYITYTFLFTLLLVSAVPGYATTNVGTAGAQFLKIGPGARVDSLGGAFGGLADDVTSIYWNPAGISQLDKISFSDTHTIWLADLRYNYLAFATPIKNIGTLGASVTFLNVPETEITTLAKPDGTGLWYSAYDTAVSLAFARQLYATESGAKLSVGINAKYIHQQIHRESARGVAIDVGTLYHTGWRSLRIGMCFSNFGPEMRFSGPDLESGAEVAGDPRIADYRPFPDTTNPARKAALETIEFPLPSNFRLGIAYDIIDTGDNLLTLALDGNHPNDNSERLNIGMEYWYRKMAAIRGGYKFRLGEDRTDDEEGLTLGLGIHLNLGKRVLSLDYAYADFGRLQQTHRVSMGLQF; this comes from the coding sequence ATGCGATACATAACTTATACGTTCTTATTCACACTTCTTTTAGTATCGGCTGTTCCCGGTTATGCCACAACCAATGTCGGCACAGCCGGTGCACAGTTCCTAAAAATCGGTCCCGGCGCACGGGTAGACAGTCTCGGCGGCGCATTCGGAGGACTTGCTGACGACGTAACCAGCATCTACTGGAACCCAGCCGGAATCAGCCAACTCGACAAAATCAGCTTCTCAGACACGCACACAATCTGGCTCGCCGACCTCCGCTACAACTACCTTGCCTTCGCCACACCGATAAAAAATATCGGCACCTTGGGCGCGAGCGTTACATTCCTCAATGTGCCTGAGACGGAAATCACCACGTTGGCAAAACCCGACGGCACAGGTCTCTGGTATTCTGCTTACGATACCGCAGTCTCACTGGCGTTCGCTCGACAACTCTACGCAACGGAATCCGGAGCCAAACTCTCTGTCGGTATCAACGCCAAATACATCCACCAACAGATCCATCGGGAAAGTGCCAGAGGGGTCGCCATTGATGTCGGCACGCTATACCATACCGGCTGGCGAAGTCTACGTATCGGGATGTGTTTCTCAAACTTTGGACCGGAGATGCGCTTCAGCGGTCCCGATCTGGAAAGCGGTGCTGAAGTCGCAGGCGACCCACGGATTGCCGACTACCGTCCGTTCCCAGACACAACAAACCCAGCGCGGAAAGCGGCGTTGGAAACTATCGAGTTTCCGCTGCCCTCTAACTTCAGGCTCGGCATCGCCTACGATATTATTGATACCGGTGACAACCTCCTCACCCTTGCGCTCGATGGCAACCATCCCAACGACAACAGTGAGCGGTTGAACATCGGCATGGAGTACTGGTACAGGAAAATGGCAGCAATTCGTGGGGGTTACAAATTCCGACTCGGAGAAGACCGCACAGACGACGAAGAGGGTCTCACCCTCGGCTTAGGCATCCATCTCAACCTCGGCAAAAGAGTCCTCTCCCTTGATTACGCCTACGCCGACTTTGGCCGCCTACAACAGACACATCGGGTGAGTATGGGGCTACAGTTTTAG
- a CDS encoding TonB-dependent receptor produces MKKYNPLQTFSGKSWRTVKFTKIAALLIAAIYVITAVSFDVHAAITGKIAGVITTEATNEPLANVTVTLVGTSSTATTNDAGYYVMTNIPPGDYDIKAELTDYGPETVEGAKVLAGLTTTLNFALKTSEVVTLEGITVTAVKPLIKRDVTQTTRIIESEDIEAMPRDTVNGILQTLPGVAVLNSTGSTHVRGGRSTEIRYLIDGIPINDPIGRSLGLSIGTNSLEQMEVITGGFNAEHGDAQSGIVNLITKVGTSKFSGRVRYRVGQWGTHHGDPLYGPWLDPDNGFRPVALSPFRGIFIGQPYDYQAPYRGQPVTVEELAEREGDDQIVFTEIFPGVYADRTENPLQPVIDPETDAPQVNEETGEVIMAPQPYKDADGTVIDYEKRQVTLLDGYVVDLEQYSGLFNDTKNYELSPSHIGEFALSGPIWGNRLTFSASSQISRNNSFLPNSTGTGYIFQGKLKFEVTPSIKLTAGGLFNRGESQSYGGSLRFWPSAVPESKSDARNISVRLSHNINSGTFYTLTLGQFHRSSEANQPGKVWDPLDKTFDENAWDPEKSFEQNQEEGRIRNPPQQAYNDTTYFVAGDNNSWGASSATTSILRADFASQLTANHLIQTGVEFLGYELYNLGATNYGSSNLYMEFYDVQPQSLSMYVQDKMEYEGMIVNAGLRYDLYSPDGISPADPLDPLELNDDGTIKLDKSTYKVGLPIIKDPVEASTKHMIAPRLGISFPVTERSKLHFTYGHYYQIPRGDDLYENLSFDMRGAIRRRGNPDLNPEKTIAYEVGIIRQFTDDLTIDITGFTKDIDRLVNSVHVDITNDYSYFLNGEFNDRLHGIYGRVQGFELTIRKWRTAENRVSGLLSYTYSVAKGKGSSRNLGYLTYYRQQPDVTESHPLAWDQRHILSALLDVQLPFDSSVNFVGRYASGLPYTPNPRAPVKPDINSKRYPPTYNVDALFSKRSRIGGLTYTFFADIRNIFNTKNLDDLLDAVTYDRYGIPLTSQKHSHPLSWSSPRLIMMGVSLDF; encoded by the coding sequence TTGAAAAAATATAACCCGTTGCAGACTTTCAGTGGTAAATCCTGGAGAACTGTAAAGTTCACCAAAATAGCCGCCCTTTTAATCGCTGCCATCTATGTTATAACAGCAGTTTCCTTCGACGTTCACGCTGCGATCACCGGAAAGATTGCGGGTGTAATCACCACTGAAGCAACAAATGAACCACTCGCGAACGTCACTGTAACACTCGTCGGAACAAGCAGCACTGCAACAACAAATGATGCAGGCTACTACGTGATGACCAACATCCCACCCGGCGATTATGACATAAAAGCGGAATTAACAGATTACGGACCTGAGACCGTGGAGGGTGCGAAAGTACTCGCTGGACTCACCACAACTCTAAACTTCGCTTTGAAGACCTCCGAAGTTGTCACACTCGAAGGGATAACAGTAACAGCCGTCAAACCGCTAATCAAGCGGGACGTTACGCAAACGACAAGAATCATCGAATCCGAAGATATTGAGGCGATGCCTCGCGACACGGTCAATGGCATCCTACAGACCCTACCTGGGGTGGCAGTGCTAAACTCCACTGGCTCAACCCATGTTCGCGGCGGTAGGTCCACAGAGATTAGATACCTCATTGACGGTATCCCGATTAACGATCCAATCGGCAGAAGTTTGGGTTTGAGTATCGGTACGAACTCCCTCGAACAAATGGAAGTCATCACGGGTGGATTTAACGCCGAACACGGCGACGCACAATCCGGTATCGTTAACCTTATCACGAAAGTTGGAACGAGTAAATTCTCCGGTAGAGTCCGCTACCGAGTCGGGCAGTGGGGAACACATCACGGCGACCCTCTATACGGCCCGTGGTTGGATCCGGACAACGGATTTCGTCCCGTGGCACTTTCACCCTTTAGAGGCATCTTCATCGGTCAACCTTACGACTATCAAGCACCGTATCGCGGACAGCCCGTTACAGTTGAGGAGTTAGCGGAACGTGAAGGCGATGACCAGATTGTCTTTACAGAAATCTTCCCCGGTGTGTATGCCGATAGGACAGAAAATCCGCTGCAACCCGTGATAGATCCCGAAACGGATGCACCGCAAGTTAATGAGGAGACGGGCGAAGTCATCATGGCACCCCAACCCTACAAAGATGCCGATGGCACTGTTATCGACTATGAAAAGAGACAGGTCACCCTCTTAGACGGCTACGTTGTAGATTTGGAACAATATAGCGGATTGTTCAACGATACGAAAAACTACGAACTCTCTCCGAGCCATATCGGTGAATTCGCACTCAGCGGACCAATATGGGGAAACCGACTAACCTTCTCCGCCTCCAGCCAGATAAGTCGGAATAATAGCTTTCTGCCGAATAGCACCGGAACAGGATATATCTTCCAAGGTAAATTGAAGTTTGAAGTAACACCCAGCATTAAACTCACCGCAGGCGGTCTCTTCAACCGCGGAGAAAGCCAATCTTATGGTGGTTCGTTACGTTTTTGGCCCAGCGCAGTGCCAGAGTCAAAATCGGATGCGCGGAATATATCCGTCCGCCTTTCGCACAATATCAACTCCGGCACTTTCTATACACTGACGCTTGGGCAATTCCATCGCTCTTCCGAGGCGAATCAACCCGGAAAAGTGTGGGACCCCTTAGATAAAACGTTTGATGAAAACGCTTGGGACCCTGAAAAATCGTTTGAGCAGAACCAAGAAGAAGGCAGAATTAGAAACCCGCCGCAACAAGCATACAACGATACAACCTACTTCGTTGCAGGGGATAACAACTCTTGGGGGGCCAGTAGTGCGACAACCTCAATATTGAGAGCGGATTTTGCCAGCCAGCTTACCGCAAATCACCTGATTCAGACAGGTGTCGAATTCTTGGGATATGAACTCTATAATCTTGGCGCGACAAATTACGGAAGTTCCAACCTCTACATGGAGTTCTACGATGTCCAACCCCAATCCCTAAGTATGTATGTCCAAGACAAGATGGAATACGAAGGCATGATTGTCAATGCCGGATTGCGATACGATCTATATAGTCCAGACGGTATCTCACCGGCAGATCCCTTGGATCCACTCGAACTGAATGACGACGGTACAATCAAACTGGACAAAAGCACTTACAAAGTCGGACTACCTATTATCAAAGATCCAGTTGAGGCTTCTACCAAACACATGATCGCACCCCGTCTCGGCATCTCCTTTCCCGTTACTGAGAGATCGAAGTTGCATTTCACGTACGGACACTACTATCAAATTCCACGAGGCGATGACCTCTACGAAAATCTCAGTTTTGACATGCGTGGTGCCATCCGAAGAAGGGGCAACCCCGACCTGAATCCAGAGAAGACCATCGCCTATGAAGTTGGAATAATCCGACAATTCACTGACGATTTAACGATAGACATCACCGGATTCACCAAGGACATTGACAGACTCGTCAACAGTGTACACGTTGACATCACCAACGATTATAGCTACTTCCTTAACGGTGAATTCAACGACAGGCTCCACGGTATCTACGGGCGGGTTCAAGGATTTGAACTCACGATTCGCAAGTGGCGCACAGCAGAAAATCGGGTTTCGGGACTGCTAAGTTACACCTATTCTGTCGCGAAAGGGAAAGGCTCCAGTCGAAATTTGGGCTACCTCACCTACTACCGGCAACAGCCCGATGTAACAGAAAGCCATCCGTTAGCGTGGGACCAGCGTCATATTCTTTCTGCCTTGCTGGATGTCCAACTGCCCTTTGATTCTTCTGTCAACTTTGTGGGTCGGTATGCCAGCGGTTTGCCCTATACCCCCAATCCGAGAGCACCCGTCAAACCCGACATCAATTCAAAGCGTTATCCGCCAACCTATAACGTTGACGCGCTCTTTAGCAAACGGAGTCGGATTGGTGGGTTGACCTATACCTTCTTTGCGGACATCCGCAACATCTTCAACACAAAAAATCTCGACGATCTTCTCGATGCGGTGACCTACGACCGTTACGGCATTCCGCTCACCAGTCAGAAGCATTCACACCCACTGTCATGGAGCTCCCCGAGGTTGATTATGATGGGGGTAAGTTTGGATTTTTAG
- a CDS encoding PhoH family protein, which yields MQKQALKGVPIQSNAEVQALFGQSDAFLKIIEDEFDVRVVLKSDSIAVIGENVTEVKRVTTVLESLLHRIRKGERIQTTDVNYVIRASGAGEQGNLGETGAESIPVFSKRGVIRPKTIGQKRYVEAIKHNDLVFGIGPAGTGKTYLAMAMAVSALKSGQVSRIILTRPAVEAGEKLGFLPGDIAEKVHPYLRPLYDALYDMMPPETLDQYIERNVIEVAPIAFMRGRTLNNSFVVLDEAQNATIEQMKMFLTRLGFDSKAVVTGDITQTDLPTHKVSGLADAQEVLSQIKGIEFIYFSKVDVVRHELVQRIVEAYEQASPQNIRGNGANPSDMSSKEG from the coding sequence TTGCAAAAACAAGCATTGAAGGGTGTTCCCATACAGAGCAACGCTGAAGTGCAAGCCCTCTTCGGACAGAGCGATGCCTTCCTAAAAATCATTGAAGATGAATTTGATGTACGCGTTGTTTTGAAAAGTGACAGCATTGCTGTCATTGGTGAAAACGTCACAGAGGTCAAACGTGTGACGACGGTTCTCGAATCACTACTTCACCGCATCCGGAAAGGAGAACGCATTCAGACAACCGATGTCAATTATGTTATCCGCGCATCGGGTGCTGGTGAACAAGGCAACTTAGGTGAAACCGGCGCTGAGTCGATTCCGGTATTCTCAAAACGCGGGGTCATTCGTCCCAAAACAATTGGTCAGAAAAGGTACGTTGAAGCGATTAAACACAACGACCTTGTTTTCGGTATCGGACCCGCAGGAACAGGAAAAACTTATCTCGCTATGGCAATGGCTGTCTCCGCTCTCAAAAGCGGACAGGTGAGTCGTATTATCTTAACGCGACCCGCCGTTGAAGCCGGTGAGAAACTCGGATTTTTACCCGGCGATATCGCCGAAAAGGTGCATCCATACTTGCGTCCCTTATATGATGCCCTTTACGATATGATGCCACCAGAGACGCTCGACCAATATATTGAGCGGAATGTTATTGAGGTCGCACCTATTGCCTTTATGCGAGGCAGGACCCTCAACAACTCGTTCGTCGTTTTAGATGAAGCACAAAATGCGACCATCGAACAGATGAAAATGTTCCTCACACGCCTCGGTTTTGATTCAAAAGCCGTGGTCACCGGCGACATTACACAGACAGACCTGCCAACACATAAGGTCTCAGGACTCGCAGACGCGCAGGAAGTGCTCTCCCAAATCAAAGGCATCGAGTTTATCTATTTCTCAAAAGTTGATGTGGTACGGCATGAATTAGTCCAACGGATCGTTGAGGCTTATGAGCAAGCATCTCCACAAAACATAAGAGGGAACGGCGCAAACCCGTCAGATATGTCCAGCAAAGAAGGATAG
- a CDS encoding glycosyltransferase family 39 protein: MNFAGAYFKNESVLIKIILICILIASGALVLRNVGHSGITYWDEGFHAVVARNLTKHPLKFTLYDQPWLPYNYKGWGENHIWLHKPPVAMWSIWLSHLVFGINTFALRLPSAISLVVTTWLTFRIAADLFDKRTGLIAAFLNAFNPFLFESVHGYRYSDHIDIALLLWVQVSCWFLLRAIRTGKRRNYILSGVTMGIAYLSKSYLALITFGIALVVWCVARGKQIYRQKHPSDTTIQSEKTEAKIRLRDIGVQLLAAIATVAPWVIYCLIYYRKEFLWEHKRVLDHLNTDVESWGASWDRPLFDYMPLFYPLFYAALVAAVLCLLVVLFRHWNLAELFVLAWGIGVIVPHTLAETKTPSATMIAVPPLLICLAAVISRAWQRKDWIYTAIWTAGMFAITIISGGRTLVKGRDQFDGLKKIAPFIETNFWIVEQLIGFGVLLAIFAGVYMLIRAHNLQRWIWLGLRTVALIIALFYAGHYVYAAYKVTERNYKVPLYETSGQRLQGEIPKNACFFLDDERVGAHFDLMYYADRSTYQIYNKHMKEPRDFEKQAEIAREAGAIPYLFSVKDTDYNYPLFTEGEVDIGNGKMQRYRVYEITETQE; encoded by the coding sequence ATGAATTTTGCGGGAGCATATTTCAAAAACGAATCTGTACTCATAAAAATCATCCTAATCTGTATCCTAATTGCCTCTGGTGCTCTGGTATTGCGGAACGTCGGACATAGCGGGATTACCTATTGGGACGAAGGGTTTCACGCCGTCGTCGCTCGGAATTTGACGAAACATCCACTCAAATTCACGCTCTACGATCAACCGTGGCTCCCTTATAACTACAAAGGGTGGGGTGAGAACCATATATGGCTCCATAAACCGCCTGTTGCCATGTGGAGCATCTGGCTCTCACATCTCGTTTTCGGTATCAACACATTCGCGCTTCGGCTGCCGTCCGCAATTAGCCTCGTTGTGACAACGTGGTTGACATTTCGAATCGCCGCAGACCTTTTTGACAAACGAACGGGACTTATCGCTGCATTTCTGAATGCATTCAACCCGTTTCTCTTTGAATCTGTTCACGGCTATCGCTATTCAGATCATATTGACATCGCCTTGCTACTTTGGGTACAGGTCTCATGTTGGTTCCTACTCCGAGCCATTCGCACTGGAAAACGGAGGAATTATATTTTATCAGGCGTTACGATGGGGATCGCCTATCTATCTAAAAGTTATCTGGCACTCATCACTTTCGGCATCGCCCTTGTCGTCTGGTGTGTCGCGCGAGGGAAACAGATTTATCGTCAGAAACACCCATCGGATACCACTATACAAAGCGAGAAAACCGAAGCAAAGATTCGCCTCAGGGACATCGGTGTCCAACTTTTGGCAGCAATCGCGACAGTCGCCCCTTGGGTTATCTATTGCTTAATCTACTATCGCAAAGAGTTCTTATGGGAACACAAACGCGTTCTTGACCATCTGAACACCGATGTAGAAAGTTGGGGGGCAAGCTGGGATCGACCCTTGTTTGACTATATGCCACTGTTCTATCCGCTATTTTACGCAGCACTCGTCGCTGCGGTTCTGTGTCTATTAGTGGTACTGTTCAGACACTGGAACTTAGCCGAACTGTTCGTTTTAGCATGGGGTATCGGGGTCATCGTTCCGCACACACTCGCAGAGACGAAAACACCGTCGGCAACCATGATTGCCGTACCACCGTTGTTGATTTGTTTGGCAGCCGTTATCAGTCGAGCATGGCAACGAAAGGATTGGATTTATACCGCTATCTGGACGGCAGGGATGTTTGCAATTACGATCATCTCTGGCGGACGAACTTTGGTCAAGGGGCGAGACCAATTCGATGGACTGAAAAAAATCGCTCCCTTTATTGAGACAAATTTCTGGATTGTTGAGCAGCTGATTGGATTTGGCGTGCTATTGGCAATTTTCGCGGGTGTGTATATGTTAATCCGAGCGCACAATTTACAAAGGTGGATATGGCTTGGGCTTCGCACAGTGGCTCTGATAATCGCACTGTTCTACGCAGGGCATTACGTGTATGCCGCATACAAGGTCACAGAACGGAATTATAAGGTGCCTTTATACGAAACAAGCGGTCAACGCCTTCAAGGCGAGATACCCAAAAATGCCTGCTTCTTTCTTGACGATGAACGCGTCGGGGCACATTTCGATTTGATGTATTACGCTGATCGATCAACGTATCAGATTTATAACAAACACATGAAAGAGCCCCGCGATTTCGAGAAGCAAGCTGAAATAGCACGTGAAGCAGGCGCGATTCCATATCTCTTTTCTGTCAAAGACACAGATTATAATTATCCGCTGTTCACTGAAGGTGAAGTGGACATCGGAAACGGAAAAATGCAACGTTATCGGGTTTATGAAATTACAGAAACCCAAGAGTGA
- a CDS encoding hemolysin family protein translates to MDDLHLVIKLVSLSILLILNALFSAAEALLARLTRNDILKFAEEGGKRYEVLTSLLHNPRRYSLTIITAKTILIVVSVMVFMTFWKYPAANAALAAVCLVIFTELFPKNYVQGSTGDATIQALSVLRAVYWGGFLVLIPLNFVANLLVRVFGGKVTSAQDSLVAPEVLEALDNVADSQEILEPDDREMIARILDLPDKVAREIMVARTDMVCLEVTTPGDEVLQTTITCRHTRIPIYEETIDRIIGILHVKDMLDCWEKGKPINLRELIVGRTPFFTPESKSISELFRELRAHKQHIAIVVDEYGGTAGIVTLENIIEEIVGEIHDEDEIDEEDAYVQMDTNTYSVDARLNLIELNERLGTELEAENIDTIGGFIVDHLGRVPEQDTQFTYRGIRFTILEADERRIQRIHIKVPNSNNGNGS, encoded by the coding sequence TTGGACGACCTACACCTTGTCATCAAACTCGTTAGCTTAAGTATACTTTTAATTCTCAACGCGCTGTTTTCAGCCGCCGAGGCGTTGCTCGCTCGGTTAACGCGGAACGATATCCTCAAATTCGCTGAGGAAGGTGGAAAACGTTACGAAGTCCTCACCTCACTACTGCATAACCCACGCCGCTATTCGCTCACTATTATCACCGCAAAAACGATTCTGATAGTGGTTAGCGTCATGGTGTTTATGACGTTCTGGAAATATCCAGCGGCAAACGCCGCACTTGCTGCCGTCTGCTTGGTTATCTTTACTGAACTGTTCCCGAAAAATTACGTACAGGGCAGCACGGGCGATGCAACAATTCAAGCACTCAGCGTGCTCCGAGCTGTCTATTGGGGCGGATTTCTGGTGCTAATCCCACTGAATTTCGTCGCGAATCTCCTCGTTCGCGTCTTCGGAGGTAAGGTCACCTCCGCACAAGACAGCCTTGTAGCCCCAGAGGTCTTAGAAGCACTTGATAACGTTGCCGACAGCCAAGAAATCTTAGAACCCGACGATCGGGAAATGATTGCCCGAATTTTAGATCTACCCGACAAAGTCGCACGAGAGATTATGGTCGCGCGAACCGACATGGTCTGCCTTGAAGTCACGACACCGGGGGACGAAGTTCTACAAACAACCATCACATGCCGACATACCCGTATCCCCATTTACGAAGAAACCATCGACCGAATTATCGGAATTTTGCACGTTAAAGATATGCTCGATTGCTGGGAGAAAGGCAAACCCATCAATCTCAGAGAACTTATCGTCGGTCGAACGCCTTTCTTCACACCGGAAAGCAAGAGTATTTCTGAACTCTTTCGAGAACTTCGCGCACATAAACAGCATATCGCTATTGTTGTAGATGAATACGGCGGCACCGCTGGGATCGTGACATTAGAAAATATCATCGAAGAAATTGTCGGTGAAATTCACGACGAAGACGAAATCGACGAAGAAGATGCCTACGTCCAGATGGATACCAACACCTATTCTGTTGATGCACGCCTGAATCTTATCGAATTAAACGAAAGACTCGGCACAGAACTTGAAGCAGAAAATATTGATACGATCGGCGGGTTCATTGTAGATCACCTCGGACGCGTCCCAGAACAAGACACTCAATTTACATACCGAGGGATCCGCTTTACTATACTTGAGGCGGATGAACGGCGCATCCAAAGAATCCACATCAAAGTCCCAAACAGCAATAATGGTAACGGCTCTTAA
- a CDS encoding retropepsin-like aspartic protease codes for MGHISFNPAAKSIYLRLKVGSINADTTRDILVALDTGASTTMIPTEVAMDLGYDLSNPNEQMMTANGIVLANRITVRKLTAIGETVENIDVVCHDLPDGSIIEGLLGLNFLRHFDVNISFSTGTIELHRR; via the coding sequence ATGGGACATATCTCCTTTAACCCTGCAGCTAAATCAATCTATCTTCGCCTTAAAGTCGGTAGCATCAACGCCGATACGACTCGTGATATACTTGTAGCATTGGATACGGGCGCTTCAACTACCATGATTCCAACAGAAGTCGCTATGGATTTGGGATATGATCTTTCAAATCCAAATGAACAGATGATGACCGCTAACGGAATTGTTTTGGCAAACCGTATCACTGTGCGTAAACTGACAGCAATTGGTGAAACGGTTGAGAATATTGATGTTGTGTGTCACGATTTACCAGACGGTTCAATAATAGAAGGACTATTAGGTTTGAATTTTCTCAGGCATTTTGATGTCAATATCTCATTTTCAACCGGAACTATTGAACTTCATCGACGTTAA